One genomic region from Amycolatopsis sp. FBCC-B4732 encodes:
- a CDS encoding LacI family DNA-binding transcriptional regulator, with the protein MKRPTITDIAREAGVSKGAVSYALNGRPGVSEATRARITEIARRLGWTPSSAARALAGGRTGAIGLVLDRAPDVLGVEPFLVALLEGVERELGPVSLLLPVRGAGHRKVDGLLLAGPSCAVAAPGVPAVLLGGPRPGPPGVPSVWVDDTAAAGEVLGYLAALGHRRVVRIAGRAVFADPRARAEAFTSAAARLGFVETATADAGTAEAGAGVAHRVLAVPNPPTALVCDTDVLAVAALAAARELGLAVPGDVSVVSWDDSPLCRLVRPALSAVRRPLAELGALAAVVLRDLLVGEAAGDVCAPRPLLVTRGSTGPARP; encoded by the coding sequence GTGAAGCGGCCGACGATCACTGACATCGCGCGGGAGGCGGGGGTGTCGAAGGGCGCGGTGTCGTACGCGCTCAACGGGCGCCCGGGCGTCTCCGAGGCGACGCGGGCGCGGATCACGGAGATCGCCCGCCGGCTCGGCTGGACCCCGAGCAGCGCGGCGCGGGCACTGGCCGGCGGCCGGACCGGGGCGATCGGCCTGGTCCTGGACCGCGCCCCGGACGTCCTCGGCGTCGAGCCGTTCCTGGTGGCGCTGCTGGAGGGGGTCGAGCGCGAACTCGGGCCGGTGTCGTTGCTGCTGCCGGTGCGCGGGGCGGGGCACCGCAAGGTGGACGGCCTGCTGCTCGCGGGCCCGTCGTGCGCGGTGGCCGCCCCGGGCGTACCCGCGGTGCTGCTGGGCGGCCCGCGGCCCGGGCCACCGGGCGTCCCGTCGGTGTGGGTGGACGACACCGCGGCCGCGGGCGAGGTGCTGGGCTACCTGGCGGCGCTCGGCCACCGCCGGGTGGTCCGGATCGCGGGCCGGGCGGTGTTCGCCGACCCCCGGGCGCGCGCGGAGGCGTTCACTTCGGCGGCGGCCCGCCTGGGTTTCGTGGAGACGGCGACGGCCGACGCGGGCACGGCGGAAGCGGGCGCGGGGGTGGCCCACCGCGTGCTGGCGGTCCCGAATCCCCCGACGGCTTTGGTGTGCGACACGGACGTACTGGCGGTCGCGGCCCTGGCCGCGGCGCGCGAGCTGGGGCTGGCGGTACCGGGCGACGTTTCGGTGGTGTCGTGGGATGACTCGCCGTTGTGCCGTCTGGTCCGTCCGGCTTTGTCGGCGGTGCGGCGGCCGTTGGCGGAGTTGGGTGCGTTGGCGGCGGTGGTGTTGCGGGATTTGCTGGTGGGGGAGGCGGCGGGGGATGTGTGTGCTCCGCGGCCGTTGTTGGTCACTCGGGGGAGTACCGGGCCCGCTCGGCCGTGA
- a CDS encoding lytic polysaccharide monooxygenase, giving the protein MTRRRSTILAAVTVLLASLTAILLNTGTAEAHGAMMKPGSRTFLCWQDGLSSTGQIIPQNPACSAAVNTSGANSLYNWFAVLRSDGAGRTRGFIPDGKLCSGGNPGYAGFDQVGDWPLTHLTSGATFDFSYNAWAAHPGWFYTYVTKDGWNPNQPLTWDSLEDQPFLTIDHPPVTGQVGTVEGQYKWSGALPSNKTGRHIIYSVWKRSDSAETFYGCSDVTFDGGHGEVTGVKNPGTPTTTPTTPTTPTTPTTPVGSCMAMYEITNAWSGGYQATVTVMNHGTSAYNGWQAGWTLPAGQTVGSVWNGTLSQSGSVVTVRNADWNGRIAPDGQTTFGLVVNATGTNPPQPSLSCQGS; this is encoded by the coding sequence GTGACCAGGAGACGAAGTACGATCCTCGCCGCCGTCACCGTGTTGCTGGCGAGCCTGACCGCCATCCTGCTGAACACCGGCACGGCCGAGGCGCACGGCGCGATGATGAAACCGGGCAGCCGGACGTTCCTGTGCTGGCAGGACGGGCTCAGTTCGACCGGCCAGATCATCCCGCAGAACCCGGCCTGCTCGGCCGCGGTGAACACCAGCGGCGCCAACTCGCTGTACAACTGGTTCGCGGTGCTGCGCTCCGACGGCGCCGGGCGCACACGCGGCTTCATCCCGGACGGGAAGCTCTGCTCCGGCGGCAACCCGGGTTACGCCGGCTTCGACCAGGTCGGCGACTGGCCACTGACCCACCTGACGTCCGGGGCGACGTTCGACTTCTCCTACAACGCGTGGGCGGCGCACCCCGGCTGGTTCTACACCTACGTCACGAAGGACGGCTGGAACCCGAACCAGCCGCTGACCTGGGACTCGCTGGAGGACCAGCCGTTCCTGACGATCGACCACCCGCCGGTCACCGGCCAGGTCGGCACGGTCGAGGGCCAGTACAAGTGGAGCGGCGCGCTGCCGTCGAACAAGACCGGCAGGCACATCATCTATTCGGTGTGGAAGCGCTCCGACAGCGCGGAGACGTTCTACGGCTGCTCGGACGTGACGTTCGACGGCGGGCACGGCGAGGTCACCGGCGTGAAGAACCCGGGTACGCCGACGACGACGCCGACCACCCCGACGACGCCGACCACCCCGACCACGCCGGTCGGCTCGTGCATGGCGATGTACGAGATCACCAACGCGTGGAGCGGCGGCTACCAGGCCACGGTGACGGTGATGAACCACGGCACGTCCGCGTACAACGGCTGGCAGGCGGGCTGGACGCTGCCCGCCGGCCAGACGGTCGGCAGCGTCTGGAACGGCACCCTGAGCCAGTCCGGTTCGGTGGTGACAGTCCGCAACGCCGATTGGAACGGCCGCATCGCCCCGGACGGGCAAACGACGTTCGGCTTGGTGGTCAACGCGACGGGCACCAACCCGCCGCAACCTTCGCTGTCCTGCCAGGGCAGCTGA
- a CDS encoding AGE family epimerase/isomerase, with protein sequence MESPSPVPAWVRAEPLRLLGFAARAAHPDGGFAWLDDTGRPVLDRPVETWITCRMTHVFALAQLQGAATEAQVAHGVEALTGLLHDPDHGGWYATTTLSEKRAYEHAFVVLAASSATAAGAAGAEELLAEALDVVERRFWEPGPGLVADVWDRGWTRLEDYRGANANMHTVEAFLAAADVTGDRVWATRALSIVDHLVHGEARAHGWLLPEHYDPAWRVRLEFNRDEPAHPFRPFGATIGHLFEWARLAVHLKRALGGDAPDRLVPDAAALFETATRTGWAVDGHPGFVYTTDFDGTPVVRTRLHWVVAEAIAAAWTLHQETGEPVYLQRFEEWCAHAEACFADRERGSWHHELDPENRPAATVWAGKPDVYHAYQATLLPTLPPAGSFAGALTARR encoded by the coding sequence GTGGAAAGTCCGTCTCCGGTCCCCGCCTGGGTGCGGGCCGAACCCCTCCGGCTGCTCGGGTTCGCCGCGCGCGCGGCCCACCCCGATGGCGGGTTCGCCTGGCTCGACGACACCGGGCGGCCGGTGCTCGACCGGCCCGTCGAAACCTGGATCACCTGCCGGATGACGCACGTCTTCGCGCTGGCGCAGCTGCAGGGCGCCGCGACCGAGGCCCAGGTCGCCCACGGCGTCGAGGCGCTGACCGGCCTCCTGCACGATCCGGACCACGGTGGCTGGTACGCGACGACAACGTTGTCAGAGAAGCGCGCCTACGAGCACGCCTTCGTCGTCCTGGCCGCGTCGAGCGCGACGGCCGCCGGGGCGGCGGGCGCGGAAGAACTGCTGGCCGAGGCGCTGGACGTCGTCGAACGCCGGTTCTGGGAACCCGGGCCGGGGCTCGTCGCCGACGTCTGGGACCGCGGCTGGACGCGCCTGGAGGACTACCGTGGCGCCAACGCGAACATGCACACCGTCGAGGCGTTCCTGGCCGCCGCCGACGTCACCGGCGACCGGGTCTGGGCCACCCGCGCGCTGTCCATTGTGGACCACCTGGTGCACGGCGAAGCCCGCGCGCACGGCTGGCTGCTGCCGGAGCACTACGACCCGGCCTGGCGGGTGCGCCTCGAGTTCAACCGGGACGAGCCCGCGCACCCGTTCCGCCCGTTCGGCGCGACGATCGGGCACCTCTTCGAGTGGGCGCGCCTGGCCGTGCACCTCAAGCGCGCGCTCGGCGGCGACGCCCCGGACCGGCTGGTCCCGGACGCGGCGGCGCTGTTCGAGACGGCGACCCGGACCGGCTGGGCCGTCGACGGGCACCCCGGCTTCGTCTACACCACGGACTTCGACGGCACGCCGGTCGTGCGCACCCGGCTGCACTGGGTCGTGGCGGAGGCGATCGCCGCCGCGTGGACGCTGCACCAGGAAACCGGCGAGCCGGTCTACCTCCAGCGGTTCGAGGAGTGGTGCGCGCACGCCGAGGCCTGCTTCGCCGACCGGGAACGCGGGTCGTGGCACCACGAACTCGACCCGGAGAACCGCCCGGCCGCGACGGTCTGGGCGGGCAAGCCGGACGTCTACCACGCCTATCAGGCGACGCTGCTGCCCACGCTCCCGCCCGCCGGGTCGTTCGCCGGCGCGCTCACCGCGCGTCGCTAG
- the mgrA gene encoding L-glyceraldehyde 3-phosphate reductase has product MSPFAAAGNRYADMPYRRAGRSGLKLPAVSLGLWHNFGDDKPLDVQRAVLRRAFDLGVTHFDLANNYGPPPGAAEANFGRHYAADFRPYRDEILVSSKAGYLMWDGPYGEWGSRKNLLASLDQSLARTGLDHFDVFYSHRPDPETPIEETMGALDTAVRSGKALYAGISNYSPEQTEAALAALRDLGTPLLIHQPSYSILNRWVEDGLLDTLDEHGTGSIAYSPLSQGLLTDRYLDGVPADSRAAGASPFLTRDRLTEETLDKIRALNDVAKRRGQTLAQLAIAWVLRRGRVTSALIGASSVAQLENTVAATANLEFTDDELAEIDRIAAR; this is encoded by the coding sequence ATGTCGCCTTTCGCCGCCGCCGGGAACCGGTACGCGGACATGCCGTACCGGCGGGCCGGACGCAGCGGGCTGAAGCTGCCCGCCGTGTCGCTCGGCCTCTGGCACAACTTCGGGGACGACAAGCCCCTCGACGTCCAGCGCGCGGTGCTGCGCCGGGCGTTCGACCTCGGCGTGACGCACTTCGACCTGGCCAACAACTACGGGCCGCCGCCCGGCGCGGCCGAGGCGAACTTCGGGCGGCACTACGCGGCCGACTTTCGCCCGTACCGCGACGAGATCCTGGTGTCGTCCAAGGCGGGCTACCTGATGTGGGACGGCCCGTACGGCGAATGGGGCTCGCGCAAGAACCTCCTCGCGAGCCTGGACCAGAGCCTCGCCCGCACCGGACTGGACCACTTCGACGTCTTCTACTCCCACCGCCCGGACCCGGAGACGCCGATCGAGGAGACCATGGGTGCCCTCGACACCGCCGTCCGGTCGGGCAAGGCGCTGTACGCGGGCATCTCGAACTACTCGCCCGAGCAGACCGAGGCCGCGCTCGCCGCGCTTCGCGACCTCGGCACGCCGCTGCTCATCCACCAGCCGTCGTACTCGATCCTCAACCGGTGGGTCGAGGACGGTCTCCTCGACACCCTCGACGAGCACGGCACCGGCTCGATCGCGTACTCGCCGCTGAGCCAGGGCCTGCTGACCGACCGCTACCTCGACGGCGTCCCGGCCGACTCGCGGGCGGCCGGCGCGAGCCCGTTCCTCACCCGCGACCGCCTCACCGAGGAGACGCTGGACAAGATCCGCGCGCTGAACGACGTCGCGAAGCGGCGCGGGCAGACGCTGGCCCAGCTCGCCATCGCCTGGGTGCTGCGCCGCGGGCGCGTGACGTCGGCGCTGATCGGCGCCAGCAGCGTCGCGCAGCTGGAGAACACCGTCGCGGCCACCGCGAACCTCGAGTTCACCGACGACGAGCTGGCCGAGATCGACCGGATCGCCGCCCGGTAG
- a CDS encoding cellulose-binding domain-containing protein, with protein MPSRFAGALAALCLAAAGTTAVLAAGPAAAAPACSVAYRVNQWQTGYTADLTVTNGATALSSWALTWHYPGGQTVTSAWNATVRQSGTAVTAESMPYNAALPAGGAVSFGLQGTGSGADPTDFALNGVACGDPAPPITTTATTPITLPTTTTSAPPPAGCADAALCDDFEQQTGGTPGGRWTVGAANCQGTGTVTVDASVAHSGSRSVKVTGQGGYCNHAFLGTSVSGTGVLYGRFWVRHTTALPAGHVTFLAMRDSTDGKDLRAGGQNRALQWNRESDDATLPAQSPAGVAQSVPLPTGAWSCFEFRLDGAGGQLRTWLGSAEVPGLVVDGVPTADVDQQWLARSWHPAVTDLRLGWESYAGDADTLWFDDVAVGASRIGC; from the coding sequence ATGCCCAGCAGGTTCGCCGGTGCCCTCGCCGCCCTCTGCCTCGCCGCGGCGGGCACCACCGCGGTCCTCGCCGCCGGCCCGGCCGCCGCCGCGCCCGCCTGCTCGGTCGCGTACCGGGTGAACCAGTGGCAGACCGGCTACACCGCCGACCTCACCGTGACCAACGGCGCGACCGCGCTCTCCTCGTGGGCCCTCACATGGCACTACCCCGGTGGCCAGACCGTCACCTCGGCGTGGAACGCGACCGTCCGCCAGTCCGGGACCGCCGTCACCGCGGAAAGCATGCCCTACAACGCCGCCCTGCCCGCCGGCGGTGCGGTGTCGTTCGGCCTGCAGGGCACCGGGAGCGGCGCGGATCCCACGGACTTCGCGCTCAACGGCGTCGCGTGCGGCGACCCCGCTCCCCCGATCACGACGACCGCCACGACGCCCATCACCTTGCCCACGACGACGACGTCGGCGCCCCCGCCCGCGGGCTGCGCGGACGCCGCGCTCTGCGACGACTTCGAGCAGCAGACCGGCGGCACCCCGGGCGGCCGCTGGACCGTCGGCGCGGCGAACTGCCAGGGCACCGGCACGGTGACCGTCGACGCCTCGGTGGCGCACTCGGGCAGCCGCTCGGTGAAGGTCACCGGCCAGGGCGGCTACTGCAACCACGCGTTCCTCGGCACCAGTGTGAGCGGCACCGGCGTGCTCTACGGGCGGTTCTGGGTCCGGCACACGACGGCGCTGCCCGCCGGGCACGTCACCTTCCTCGCGATGCGCGACAGCACCGACGGCAAGGACCTGCGAGCGGGCGGGCAGAACCGCGCGCTGCAGTGGAACCGCGAGTCCGACGACGCCACCCTGCCCGCGCAGAGCCCGGCCGGGGTCGCCCAGAGCGTCCCGCTGCCCACCGGCGCCTGGTCCTGCTTCGAGTTCCGGCTCGACGGCGCGGGCGGGCAGCTGCGGACGTGGCTGGGTTCGGCCGAAGTGCCCGGGCTCGTCGTCGACGGCGTCCCGACCGCCGACGTCGACCAGCAGTGGCTCGCGCGGTCCTGGCACCCGGCCGTGACCGACCTGCGGCTCGGCTGGGAGAGCTACGCCGGCGACGCCGACACGCTGTGGTTCGACGACGTCGCCGTGGGCGCCTCGCGGATCGGCTGCTGA
- a CDS encoding AfsA-related hotdog domain-containing protein, whose amino-acid sequence MTGDPTRAEVAPDAPARPGTGHEDDWALEGHTRRDVVVVADRFARFARGERVLTVSGLLALLAADDTDPEPASCHWVVHLGQGIDATDHDLLEAAREKSGVTVTFADPRAFRRVPERSVLVHKDRSENVLLAGVHSPSAGHCQAELRIHRDNELILDHHTGEHVQGIVIVEAMRQICIAQFETAIRPGLATPAYAGVWKRIDLSFQDFLFPLPATVESLIEESDLGRESNLKFRATTAVRQQGRTVATANIEYSMIAQGRIDALERRKADQATRAYLG is encoded by the coding sequence GTGACCGGCGACCCCACCCGGGCGGAGGTGGCGCCGGACGCTCCCGCGCGCCCTGGGACCGGGCACGAGGACGACTGGGCGCTCGAAGGCCACACCCGCCGGGACGTGGTCGTCGTCGCCGATCGCTTCGCGCGGTTCGCCCGCGGGGAGCGGGTCCTCACCGTGTCCGGCCTGCTGGCCCTGCTCGCCGCCGACGACACCGACCCCGAACCCGCCTCCTGCCACTGGGTCGTCCACCTCGGCCAGGGCATCGACGCCACCGACCACGACCTGCTCGAAGCGGCCCGCGAGAAGAGCGGGGTCACCGTGACCTTCGCGGACCCGCGGGCCTTCCGGCGCGTCCCCGAACGCTCGGTCCTCGTGCACAAGGACCGCTCGGAGAACGTCCTGCTGGCGGGCGTGCACAGCCCGTCGGCCGGGCACTGCCAGGCCGAGCTGCGGATCCACCGGGACAACGAGCTGATCCTCGACCACCACACCGGCGAGCACGTGCAGGGCATCGTGATCGTCGAGGCGATGCGGCAGATCTGCATCGCCCAGTTCGAGACCGCGATCCGGCCAGGCCTGGCCACGCCCGCGTACGCGGGGGTCTGGAAGCGGATCGACCTGTCGTTCCAGGACTTCCTGTTCCCGCTGCCGGCCACGGTCGAGTCGCTCATCGAGGAGTCCGACCTCGGCCGGGAGAGCAACCTGAAGTTCCGCGCCACCACGGCGGTGCGCCAGCAGGGGCGCACGGTGGCCACCGCGAACATCGAGTACTCGATGATCGCGCAGGGGCGCATCGACGCACTGGAACGCCGCAAGGCCGACCAGGCGACCCGCGCCTACCTCGGCTGA
- a CDS encoding carboxymuconolactone decarboxylase family protein has product MSEEPDRSASFAQGLKLIQQLGGADRPAVLDLFESIGEAEFGEQCVGFIYGDVYHRPGLELPERQLTTVAALTALGYAGSQLQFHAKAALNVGCTRRQLVEAVIHVSSFAGFPATLNALTALKAAFEGLPEDEPAAEPAEVPWAGIEDRYERGLAAMKAVDGEAGEKVAVALADIAPDLAGYIIEFTFGELYTRPGLSLRHREIVTIAACVALGTALPQLKVHIHGLLNVGGTEKEVVETVLHLAFYCGFPAALNAIGAVREVFAQR; this is encoded by the coding sequence ATGTCCGAAGAGCCGGACCGTTCGGCGTCCTTCGCGCAGGGACTCAAACTCATCCAGCAGCTCGGCGGGGCCGACCGCCCGGCCGTGCTGGACCTGTTCGAGAGCATCGGCGAGGCCGAGTTCGGCGAGCAGTGCGTCGGGTTCATCTACGGCGACGTCTACCACCGGCCCGGGCTCGAGCTCCCGGAGCGGCAGCTGACGACCGTCGCCGCGCTCACCGCGCTCGGCTACGCGGGCTCGCAGCTGCAGTTCCACGCCAAGGCCGCGCTCAACGTCGGCTGCACCCGCCGCCAGCTGGTGGAGGCGGTCATCCACGTCAGCTCGTTCGCCGGGTTCCCCGCCACGCTCAACGCGCTCACGGCGCTCAAGGCGGCGTTCGAGGGCCTGCCCGAGGACGAGCCGGCGGCCGAGCCCGCCGAAGTGCCGTGGGCGGGCATCGAAGACCGCTACGAGCGCGGGCTGGCCGCGATGAAGGCGGTCGACGGCGAGGCGGGGGAGAAGGTCGCCGTCGCACTGGCCGACATCGCGCCCGACCTGGCCGGCTACATCATCGAGTTCACCTTCGGCGAGCTCTACACCCGGCCGGGGCTGAGCCTGCGCCACCGCGAGATCGTCACGATCGCCGCGTGCGTCGCGCTCGGCACGGCGCTGCCGCAGCTGAAGGTGCACATCCACGGGCTGCTCAACGTCGGCGGCACCGAGAAGGAGGTCGTCGAGACCGTCCTGCACCTGGCGTTCTACTGCGGGTTCCCGGCCGCGCTCAACGCGATCGGAGCGGTGCGGGAAGTGTTCGCGCAGCGATGA
- a CDS encoding HAD family hydrolase translates to MSGFGKLRAVALDCDGVLIDDTYLAMIARFVTAHGGVYDAAAERDVIGLRDIVVAEKITALCGLDQPPEETLKQLWAARQEYLAEHPIRVAEGARDCLEALSKLPVRLVCYGGRTREHTFDRYLGEFVDLLDPAVPYVSINEHRPGVEHITRTVLGAGFDEIVFVDDVSRVAEDARAHGAGFVGFPSSPAHARQRDFMAGHGVRHFAASLAELTPELLEIVDAELATSTHWLR, encoded by the coding sequence ATGAGCGGGTTCGGGAAGCTGCGCGCCGTCGCGCTCGACTGCGACGGCGTGCTCATCGACGACACCTACCTGGCCATGATCGCCCGGTTCGTCACCGCGCACGGCGGGGTCTACGACGCCGCGGCCGAGCGGGACGTGATCGGGCTGCGCGACATCGTCGTCGCCGAGAAGATCACCGCGCTCTGCGGCCTCGACCAGCCGCCCGAAGAGACGCTCAAGCAGCTGTGGGCCGCGCGGCAGGAGTACCTCGCCGAGCACCCGATCCGCGTCGCCGAAGGGGCGCGGGACTGCCTGGAAGCGCTCTCGAAACTGCCCGTGCGGCTGGTCTGCTACGGCGGCCGGACCCGCGAGCACACCTTCGACCGGTACCTCGGCGAGTTCGTGGACCTGCTCGACCCGGCGGTGCCGTACGTGAGCATCAACGAGCACCGCCCCGGCGTCGAGCACATCACCCGGACCGTGCTCGGCGCCGGCTTCGACGAGATCGTGTTCGTCGACGACGTCAGCCGGGTGGCCGAGGACGCCCGCGCGCACGGCGCCGGGTTCGTCGGGTTCCCGTCGAGCCCCGCCCACGCGCGCCAGCGGGACTTCATGGCCGGCCACGGCGTCCGCCACTTCGCGGCGTCGCTCGCCGAATTGACCCCGGAACTCCTGGAGATCGTCGACGCGGAGCTCGCGACTTCGACACACTGGCTTCGTTGA
- a CDS encoding NAD(P)-dependent alcohol dehydrogenase translates to MKYFSLPRPGAGLVSGERDVPEPGPGQVLVRLRGWAVNARDLMIVKGFYPKPVKPDVVPLSDGAGEVVAVGEGVRAWATGDRVAATYFPDWLSGPGTPEKTADDLAGTLDGVLAEYAVFAEDALVGVPAHLDYAEAATLPSAGVTAWRAVVEEGGLVPGQTVLTLGSGGLSTFALQFAALGGAHVVSTSGSDEKLERLRELGAAETLNHATTPEWGAAVAQLTGGGVDHVVDVGGGGTIGQSMLAARYGGHVSVAGVLTHEGGADPILVLVKQLTLRGLTNASRETFQAMNRAIEHTGLRPVIDRRFAFDEVEEALKHLESGSHVGKVVLESA, encoded by the coding sequence GTGAAGTACTTTTCGCTGCCCCGTCCCGGCGCCGGGCTCGTCTCGGGCGAGCGCGACGTTCCCGAACCCGGTCCCGGGCAGGTCCTGGTCCGGCTGCGCGGGTGGGCGGTCAACGCCCGCGACCTGATGATCGTCAAGGGTTTCTACCCGAAGCCGGTGAAACCGGACGTCGTGCCGCTGTCCGACGGCGCGGGTGAAGTCGTCGCGGTCGGCGAGGGCGTGCGTGCCTGGGCCACCGGCGACCGGGTGGCCGCGACCTACTTCCCGGACTGGCTGTCCGGGCCCGGCACGCCGGAGAAGACCGCCGACGACCTGGCGGGCACCCTCGACGGCGTCCTCGCCGAGTACGCCGTCTTCGCCGAGGACGCGCTCGTCGGCGTCCCGGCGCACCTCGACTACGCCGAAGCCGCGACACTGCCCAGCGCGGGCGTCACGGCGTGGCGCGCGGTCGTCGAGGAAGGCGGGCTCGTGCCGGGCCAGACCGTGCTCACCCTGGGCAGCGGCGGCCTGTCCACCTTCGCGCTCCAGTTCGCCGCGCTCGGGGGCGCGCACGTCGTGTCGACGTCCGGCTCGGACGAGAAGCTCGAGCGGCTCCGCGAGCTGGGCGCCGCCGAGACGCTCAACCACGCGACGACGCCGGAGTGGGGTGCCGCGGTGGCCCAGCTGACCGGCGGCGGCGTCGACCACGTCGTCGACGTGGGCGGCGGCGGCACGATCGGGCAGTCGATGCTCGCCGCGCGCTACGGCGGGCACGTCAGCGTCGCCGGCGTGCTGACCCACGAAGGCGGCGCCGACCCGATCCTCGTGCTGGTCAAGCAGCTGACCCTGCGCGGTCTGACCAACGCCTCCCGTGAGACGTTCCAGGCGATGAACCGGGCGATCGAGCACACCGGGCTCCGGCCGGTGATCGACCGCCGGTTCGCCTTCGACGAGGTCGAAGAAGCCCTCAAGCACCTCGAGTCCGGTAGCCACGTCGGGAAGGTCGTGCTCGAAAGCGCCTGA